Proteins found in one Crassostrea angulata isolate pt1a10 chromosome 3, ASM2561291v2, whole genome shotgun sequence genomic segment:
- the LOC128176564 gene encoding serine/arginine-rich splicing factor 6-like yields MGTRVYIGHLSYHARERDVERFFKGYGRIRDVMLKNGYGFVEFDDYRDADDAVYELNGKELCGERVSIEHARGTVRGGGGGYRGDSYHRESSYSRRPMWIDKYGPPTRTEYRVIVENLSSRVSWQDLKDYMRQAGEVTYADAHKQHKNEGVVEFASYSDMKRALDKLDETEINGRKIRLVEDKPRRSRRSSRSRSRSRSRSRSRRSRSRSRSRSRSRSRSRKRRASSRSRSRSKSRSRSRSRSRSAYRGRSKSRSKSRDRSKSKSRSKSREKSKSKSRSKSRSKSKSRSKSKSPAKSRSPSPSRTKSRSRSKSPAKEEPMEGEQN; encoded by the exons ATGGGTACTAGAGTCTACATTGGCCATTTATCTTATCATGCTAGAGAGCGAGATGTAGAGAGGTTCTTCAAAGGCTATGGTAGGATAAGGGATGTCATGTTAAAAAACGGCTATGGATTTGTG GAATTTGATGACTACAGAGATGCTGATGATGCTGTGTATGAACTGAATGGAAAAGAACTTTGTGGAGAAAG GGTGTCCATTGAGCACGCTAGGGGGACAGTTCGTGGTGGGGGTGGAGGGTACCGGGGAGACAGCTACCACAGGGAGAGTAGCTACAGCAGGAGACCTATGTGGATAGATAA atatggTCCACCAACTAGAACAGAGTATCGAGTTATCGTTGAGAATCTGTCGTCTCGTGTCAGCTGGCAG GATCTGAAAGACTACATGAGACAAGCAGGGGAGGTCACCTATGCTGATGCCCACAAACAGCATAAAAATGAAGG aGTTGTAGAATTTGCTTCTTACTCTGATATGAAGAGAGCACTAGATAAGTTGGATGAAACGGAGATAAATGGCAGGAAGATTCGTCTGGTTGAGGACAAGCCAAGGCGAAGCAGGAG GAGTTCGAGGAGTCGCTCCAGATCAAGAAGCCGGAGTAGATCTAGACGATCCAGGTCTCGCAGTCGCTCCAGAAGCCGGTCCAGAAGTCGCTCTCGCAAAAGAAGGGCCTCCTCAAGAAGTCGCAGCCGGAGCAAGTCTAGAAGTCGGAGTCGATCCAGGTCAAGATCCGCATATAGGGGCAGGTCCAAGTCAAGATCCAAATCCAGGGACAGGTCCAAATCCAAGTCAAGATCCAAATCAAGGGAAAAGTCCAAATCTAAGTCTAGATCCAAATCAAGGTCAAAGTCGAAATCAAGGTCAAAGTCCAAATCTCCTGCTAAAAGTAGGTCACCATCACCATCAAGGACCAAGTCCAGATCGAGGTCCAAGTCCCCTGCAAAGGAGGAGCCAATGGAAGGAGAGCAGAACTGA